From the genome of Hyphobacterium sp. CCMP332:
ACAGCGGCCTCGGCTTCTTCGCGGCTCGGGCGAGCCGGGGTTGCCGCTTCGGGGCGCAGGCTTTCGGGTATTTTGGCGTCCATGGAGTCCATGATCCTTCCGTTTTCGGGTTGGGAATACATACGTATTCCGTGTAGTTCCGGTTTCCGGACCGAAGTACAGGACGTCAAAACTCAGCCGTCCGAAGTTCTTCCGGTTTCGCTTACCGTGCGAGACCGCTATGTAGGGCGTGAATTCGCGCCGTCCATAGGGGAAGGCTGGAGTTTATACGTTTAATCCGGAAAACGATAGGACTGGCTCACATGCCGACGCTTCAACTGCACGACACGCTGACGGGAAACAAGCGGGCCTTTGTGCCCGGCGATCCGAAACGGGTGACGATGTATGTCTGTGGCCCGACCGTCTGGTCCTATGCGCATATCGGCAATGCCCGTCCGCCGGTGGTGTTCGACGTGTTGTTCCGTCTCTTGCGCCGCACCTATGGCGAAGAGCAGGTCATCTATGCGCGCAACATCACCGATGTGGACGACAAGATCATCGAGGCCGCGCGCGAGCTGGGTGAACCGATTGACGTCATCACCGACAAGTTTGCTGCAATCTACCGGCAGGATACCGGCGCGCTGGGCGTCCTGCCGCCGACGCTGGAGCCGCATGCGACGCAGCATATCGGCGAGATGATCGACATGATCGCCCGTCTGATCGGGAGCGGCCACGCCTATGAAGCCGAAGGCCATGTGCTGTTTTCCGTGCAGAGTTATGACCGCTATGGCGCGCTGTCGCGCCGCGACCGCGACGACATGATTGCTGGTGCACGCGTGGAAGTCGCGCCCTACAAGAAGGATCCCGCCGATTTCGTCATGTGGAAGCCGGCGAAAAAGGGCGAGCCGGGCTGGGACAGCCCGTGGGGCCGCGGCCGTCCAGGCTGGCATATCGAGTGCTCGGCCATGGCGGAAACGCATCTCGGCGAGATTTTCGACATTCATGGCGGCGGCACGGATCTGAAATTCCCGCACCATGAAAACGAGATTGCGCAATCTGTTTGCGCCCATGGCGGCAAGGCGATGGCGCGCTTCTGGCTCCATAATGGCTTTCTGTCGATGGAATCGACAAAGATGTCCAAATCACTCGGCAATGTGAAACTGGTCCATGACCTGATCAAGGACTGGCCCGGAGAGGTGCTGCGCTATGCCTTGCTGACGGCGCACTATCGCGCCCCGCTCGACTGGACGCAGAAGCTCCTGCACACCTCGCAGAAATCTCTGGACCGTCTCTATGGTGTCTTGCGCCGGATCGAGGCGGAGCCGGCTTCAGACGTGCCGGAAACGGTGGAAGCGGCTCTGGCCGACGATCTCAACACGCCCAAGGCGCTGGCGGCGCTGTTTGCGCTGGCGGGCGCGGCCAACCGGGCGGAAACCGACGCGGACCGTCAGGCGGCCGCCGCTGACCTGCTGGCGGGCGGTCATGCGCTCGGCCTGCTGGAAGGTTCGCCCGATGCATGGTTCGGCATTGATGCCCTGTCTGAGGCCGAACGCGCGGAGATCGATCAGCTCATTCTCGATCGCACGGCGGCACGTCAGGCCAAGGACTTTGCCCGTGCCGATGCCCTTCGCAACGAACTCGACAAACGCAAGGTCCTCGTCGATGACGGCCCGGAAGGTTCGACCTGGCGGATGGGGTGATTGCGTGCTTCAAGGCTTTTCTAGCGAAAAGCACCTCAGCATGAGGTGGGTGGGCGCGCACGATTACTCTACCTCATCCTGAGGTGCGAGCGACAGCGAGCCTCGAAGGAGGCCTCAAAAACACGCCGGCTGGCGTTTCGCGGAGAAACACCATATATCCCCGACGCAATGAATGACGCACTCTATTCCAGCGGGATTTTACGTCTCGCCGCGGAGATTCCGCACATCGGACGGCTGGCCCGCGCCGATGGCTCGGCGCGCCGTGTCTCGCGCCTGTGCGGATCATCCATCGAGGTCGATGTGTGTCTGGATCGCGGCCTCATTTCCGATATCGGTCTGGAAGTGCAGGCTTGCGCGCTCGGCCAGGCCTCGGCGTCGGTGCTGGGTGCCAATGCCATCGGCGCCTCGATCGGGGAAATCCGCGAGGCCCGCGATGCGCTTTCCTCTATGCTGAAGGGCGCACCTGCGCCCCAAGGCCGCTTTGCCGCGCTCGCCGAGCTGGAAAATGCCCGCGATTATCCTCAGCGCCATGCCTCCATCCGGCTGGCCTTCGAGGCCGCAGCCGAAGCCTGTGATGCGGCGCTGACAGCCACCACCACCGCAACCGCAACCGGCTAGGGCCGGTGGTGTCTGCCCTGCCAGCAGACATTCCCCGCCGGTCCGGAATTCCCAAAGCAAGCCAATTCAAATACATAACTGGCTAACGGGTGTGTCCCGTTGGTGTTCAGGATCAACAAGCCTATGAGCGAAACCTCGTTCAAACCCTTCAGCGCGATACTGATCGCGGCCGTGCGCGTCTATCAATGGACGCTCTCGCCCGTTTTCTATGCGCTGGGCGTGCGCTGCCGTCATGAGCCGACCTGCTCGGCCTATGGCGTCGATTGCGTGCGCCATCAGGGGGCGTGGCGGGCCATCTGGCTGACGCTGGGGCGCATCGCCAGATGCCGCCCCGGAGGCAGTCACGGCTATGATCCGGCACCGGAAAAGCAGACGAATGTGCCCTGGTGGGCGCTTCACCGCTTTCGCCTGCCGCGCGAAGCGGCTAGGAACACGCCAAACGGCCAGTCCGGACAACAGGACAAAGAGACATGATAAACGTAACACTGCCTGATGGGGCTGTACGGGAGCTTCCCGACGGCGCCAGCCCGATGGACCTCGCGGAGGGCATATCGAAGTCACTGGCCAAGAAGGCCATCATCGCCAAAGTCGACGGTGAGGAGTGGGATCTGACACGCCCGCTCGACGGGGATTCCCGTGTCGAACTGATCACGCGCGACATGCCCGAGGCGCTGGAAGTGATCCGTCACGATTCCGCGCATATTCTGGCACAGGCCGTTCAGGAGCTGTTCCCGGGCACGCAGGTCACGATCGGACCGTCCATCGAGGACGGTTTCTATTACGATTTTGCCCGCGACGAGCCCTTCTCGACGGAGGATTTCGAGGCGATCGAAAAGCGCATGGCCGAGATCGTCGATCGCGACTTGCCTTTCGTGCGCGAAGTCTGGGATCGCAATGAGGCCATCGCGCATTTCCAGAATATGGGCGAAAAATACAAGGCCGAGCTGATCAGCGATCTGCCCGAGGATGAGGTCATCACGATCTATCGTCAGGGCGACTGGATTGATCTTTGCCGCGGGCCGCACCTGCCATCGACGGGCAAGATCGGCAAGGCCTTCAAGCTGATGAAGGTCGCCGGTGCCTATTGGCGCGGCGATCACCGCAACGCCATGCTGCAACGGATCTATGGCACGGCATGGGCGGATGACAAGCAACTCAACGCCCATCTGATGCGTCTGGAGGAAGCGGAAAAACGCGACCACCGCCGCGTCGGCAAGGCGATGGACCTCTTCCACATGCAGGAAGAAGCGCGCGGTCAGGTCTTCTGGCATGACAAGGGCTGGACGCTCTATCGCACGCTGGAAAACTATATGCGCCGCCGGCTGGAAGATGCGAATTACGAGGAGGTCAAGACGCCCTCTCTCATTGATCGCTCGCTCTGGGAGAAATCCGGTCACTGGGAAAAATTCCGGGAAAACATGTTCACAGCCCAGACCGAAGACGGCGAAGTCCTCGCGCTGAAGCCGATGAACTGCCCGGCCCACGTCCAGATATTCCGCTCGGGTCAGAAATCCTATCGCGATCTGCCGCTGCGCATGGCCGAATTCGGCTCTTGCTCGCGTTATGAGCCATCCGGTGCTTTGCATGGCCTCATGCGGGTGCGCGGCTTTGTGCAGGATGATGCGCATATCTTCTGTCTGGAAAACCAGATCGAGAGCGAAACGGCGGAATTCATCGCGCTTCTGAATTCTGTCTACAAGGATCTCGGCTTCGAAGATTTTGTCGTGAAGTTTTCCGACCGTCCGGAAACGCGCGCCGGATCGGACGAGACGTGGGACAAGGCGGAAAAAGCGTTGAAAGACGCCACGGAAGCGGCCGGTGTCGAGATGATCCTCAATCCGGGTGAGGGGGCTTTCTATGGTCCCAAGCTGGAATTCGTGTTGCGCGATGCTATTGGACGTGACTGGCAGTGCGGCACGCTGCAGGTCGATTTCGTCCTGCCGGAACGCCTTGATGCTGAATTTGTCGGCGAGGACAATGACAAGCATCGCCCGGTCATGTTGCACCGCGCCATCCTGGGGTCATTCGAACGCTTTATCGGCATCCTGATCGAGAACTATTCGGGCAAATTCCCGCTCTGGCTGGCCCCGCTCCAAGTCGTGGTCGCGACGATCACGTCGGAAGCGGACAGCTATGGCGAGGAGGTCGCAGCCACGCTTCGCAAGGCCGGGCTGCGGGTTAAAACCGACTTCCGTAACGAGAAGATCAATTACAAGGTCCGCGAACATTCTGTCGGCAAGGTGCCGGTGATTGCCGTCGTCGGCATGAAAGAAGCCGAAAACCGTCAGGTGGCGCTCCGCTTCCTCGGTGAAGGCAACAAGCAGCAGGAAATCCTGGGGCTTGATGAGGCCACGCAGCGGCTGGCCGAAAGCGCGACGCCCCCGGACCTGAAGCGGGTCTAGGATATCATCACGATGACCGCCCTTCCGGATAAAGGCCATACAAGGCCCGGAATAACGGCGGTCGTCGTGATGTTTTTCGCCGGGGTGGCGGCCATTGCCGGCGGCCTTCCCCTTCCGCCCTTCATCGCGCTGGGCGGTCTCATTGCTTTGCCGTGGAAGCAGATTCTGCGCCTCAGAAAGGACCCGCCCTGGGAGGCCCTGCTCGCCGCGCTTTTCGTGGGCTGGGCAGCGCTCAGCTGGACATGGTCGCCCTATGACCGGCCGGATCAGGCCCTCAAGCTGATCGCCGGTATCCCGCTTTATGCGGCGCTGGCCTTCGCCATCGCCCATCTGGAAGGCAGGTGGCGGGCACGCGCCGAAGCCATGTTCCTCTTCATGGCCTTCATGGCATCCATCTATCTCTTTGCCGAATTCGTGAATGAGGGTGAAGCGACGCTCGCCTACAAAATCCTGATCGAAGGCGCTCCGGCGGGTGACTTGCACACCACCAATGAAGTCAACCGCAGCCTCGGTCACGGCGCTTTGCTGGCGATCCTGTTTGCCGGGCCGGCTGCGGCTCTGGCCTGGCGGGAAGGCGGGCCGCTGATTGGCCTGCTTCTGCTCGCCATTACCGGGATGATGTCGCTGGGCTTCGGGCTGGAGGTCAATACCGTCGCCTTCATCGCGGCGGTGGCCGCAGCGGCATTGGCCTATGCCTGGCCACGCGGTGCCTTGTCCGCGATTTTCGGGGGAATGGCGGGTGCGTTCATCGTTGTGCCCCTGACCCTCCCGTCAGTTGCCGGGGCCTTGCCGGAAAGCATCCGGTCGCGATTGCCGGAATCCTGGGAAATCCGGCTGGAAATCTGGCGGTTTACCGGCACCCTCCTGTCCGAAAGGCCATGGACAGGATGGGGGCTGGATGCCGGCCGCGTCATCGAAGGCGAGGCGGAAATCCGCGGGACTGTGCAGCAGCTTCTCCCGCTTCATCCTCACAATGCGCCGCTACAGGTCTGGATGGAGACCGGGGCGTTCGGGGCCATTCTGATCGCTTTTGCCCTGGTCATGATGGGCGGGCGCATCGCTGGCGCGCCCCTGCTGTCGCGACTACAAGCTGCCTCGATTGCCTGGGTGGCCGTGGCCTATTTTTGCTTCATCTTCTTCAGCTATGGCATCTGGCAGGAATGGCATGCTGCGGCGCTCGCTCTGGCCATTGCCGGAACGACGTTTCTGTCGGCGCGCCCCAAAGCGGCATGACGGCCCCGGTGATCAGCGCCGTCATGGTCAGCTGGCAAACAGGCCCCGCTCTGTTTGATTCCATTCATGCCGTGCGGGCAGATCCGGATATCTCCGAACTGATCCTCGTGGACCACCAAAACCCGGACGATGTGCGCCAGAGGCTGGACGCCCTGACGGCAGACCATGCTCGCCTGCGTGTGATCCGGACCGACCAAAATCTCGGCTTCGGCAAGGGCTGCAATATCGGCGCGAAGGAAGCGTCCGGCGATTATCTCTTTTTCATCAATCCGGATGCCAGGCCCGAGGCCGGCGCGGCGCGGCAATTGATTGAGGCCCTGCCGGAGGGCGAAACGACGGCCCTGGCCGGTGCCCGCATTCTTGGCCTCGATGGCAAGGAGCAAAGCGGTTCACGCCGACGCGGGCTCACGCTCGGGCGGGCACTGGCGACGTTCAGCGGAATCTCGAAAACGGGATGGGTCAGGCCTTTCGGCATGGAAGGCGAGCCTCTGCCAGAGGCTCCGGTCAATGTCGGAGCCATTTCGGGCGCGGCCTTCCTGATGTCAAAATCCGGATTTGACGCACTCGGCGGTTTCGATGAAGGCTATTTCCTCCACGTGGAAGACGTCGATTTGTGCCGGCGCGCTTCCAGCGTCTGGTTCGTCCCGGATGCCATAGTCCATCATGTTGGCGGCTCCAGCCGCACCAGCCGGTTTGCCGTTGAACTCGAGAAGGCCAAAAGCTTCCTGCGCTATTTCTGGAAGTTCAATACCGGCACGGCAGGGCGTCTGGCGACGCTGATCGCCGCCCCGTTTATCTTCACTGCGATCATGTTGCGGGCGCTGATAATGGAAGTGATCGGGCTTATCCGGCGCTAGGCGGGAACCCGCCCGCCTTTGCCAGAGCAGAATCGACCGGGTGTTTCAGACCTTCGGCCTCCAGCCATTTGGCGGTTTCGATCAGTCTGGAGAGATCGAGACCGGTGTCATATCCGCCCCGCTCCAGCATGTAGACGACATCTTCTGTCGCCACATTGCCCGTTGCTTTCGGCGCAAAGGGACAACCGCCAATGCCGCCGACGGAGGCGTCGATCACATCCACTCCGGCTTCGACAGCGGCATAGATATTGGCCATCGCAGTGTTGCGCGTATTGTGAAAGTGCAATCGCAGCCGGGCATCGGGCGCCGCGTTCCGGACGGCATCAATCCGTTCCCGGACATCCCACGGATTGGCCACGCCGATCGTGTCTCCCAGGGCAATCTCGATGGCACCTGCGGCGGCTGCTCGCCCCGCTAGCATGGCTACACGATCAACGGGCACCTCGCCGTCAAAGGGATCGCCAAAAGCCACCGAGATTGTGACCGAGACAGGCACGTCATCGTCATGGGCAAGGACCGCGATCTTGTCGAACAGGTCGGCGGTCTCTTCCGGAGTAGCATTCTGATTGCGCTTTCCAAAGCCCTCGGACGCCACCATCACGAAATTCACCTCGTCGCATTTCGCATCCAGTGCCCGGCGCATACCGCGTTCATTCAATGCCAAGCCGATATATCTGACGCCTTTATCGCGCGGGACTTTCGTCATGATGGTGTCGGAATCCGCCATCGCCGGGACCAGTTTCGGGTGCACAAAGCTGGCAGCTTCCATGCGTTTCACGCCCGCCGCAATCA
Proteins encoded in this window:
- the cysS gene encoding cysteine--tRNA ligase → MPTLQLHDTLTGNKRAFVPGDPKRVTMYVCGPTVWSYAHIGNARPPVVFDVLFRLLRRTYGEEQVIYARNITDVDDKIIEAARELGEPIDVITDKFAAIYRQDTGALGVLPPTLEPHATQHIGEMIDMIARLIGSGHAYEAEGHVLFSVQSYDRYGALSRRDRDDMIAGARVEVAPYKKDPADFVMWKPAKKGEPGWDSPWGRGRPGWHIECSAMAETHLGEIFDIHGGGTDLKFPHHENEIAQSVCAHGGKAMARFWLHNGFLSMESTKMSKSLGNVKLVHDLIKDWPGEVLRYALLTAHYRAPLDWTQKLLHTSQKSLDRLYGVLRRIEAEPASDVPETVEAALADDLNTPKALAALFALAGAANRAETDADRQAAAADLLAGGHALGLLEGSPDAWFGIDALSEAERAEIDQLILDRTAARQAKDFARADALRNELDKRKVLVDDGPEGSTWRMG
- a CDS encoding iron-sulfur cluster assembly scaffold protein, which gives rise to MNDALYSSGILRLAAEIPHIGRLARADGSARRVSRLCGSSIEVDVCLDRGLISDIGLEVQACALGQASASVLGANAIGASIGEIREARDALSSMLKGAPAPQGRFAALAELENARDYPQRHASIRLAFEAAAEACDAALTATTTATATG
- the yidD gene encoding membrane protein insertion efficiency factor YidD, which translates into the protein MSETSFKPFSAILIAAVRVYQWTLSPVFYALGVRCRHEPTCSAYGVDCVRHQGAWRAIWLTLGRIARCRPGGSHGYDPAPEKQTNVPWWALHRFRLPREAARNTPNGQSGQQDKET
- the thrS gene encoding threonine--tRNA ligase; translated protein: MINVTLPDGAVRELPDGASPMDLAEGISKSLAKKAIIAKVDGEEWDLTRPLDGDSRVELITRDMPEALEVIRHDSAHILAQAVQELFPGTQVTIGPSIEDGFYYDFARDEPFSTEDFEAIEKRMAEIVDRDLPFVREVWDRNEAIAHFQNMGEKYKAELISDLPEDEVITIYRQGDWIDLCRGPHLPSTGKIGKAFKLMKVAGAYWRGDHRNAMLQRIYGTAWADDKQLNAHLMRLEEAEKRDHRRVGKAMDLFHMQEEARGQVFWHDKGWTLYRTLENYMRRRLEDANYEEVKTPSLIDRSLWEKSGHWEKFRENMFTAQTEDGEVLALKPMNCPAHVQIFRSGQKSYRDLPLRMAEFGSCSRYEPSGALHGLMRVRGFVQDDAHIFCLENQIESETAEFIALLNSVYKDLGFEDFVVKFSDRPETRAGSDETWDKAEKALKDATEAAGVEMILNPGEGAFYGPKLEFVLRDAIGRDWQCGTLQVDFVLPERLDAEFVGEDNDKHRPVMLHRAILGSFERFIGILIENYSGKFPLWLAPLQVVVATITSEADSYGEEVAATLRKAGLRVKTDFRNEKINYKVREHSVGKVPVIAVVGMKEAENRQVALRFLGEGNKQQEILGLDEATQRLAESATPPDLKRV
- a CDS encoding O-antigen ligase, whose translation is MTALPDKGHTRPGITAVVVMFFAGVAAIAGGLPLPPFIALGGLIALPWKQILRLRKDPPWEALLAALFVGWAALSWTWSPYDRPDQALKLIAGIPLYAALAFAIAHLEGRWRARAEAMFLFMAFMASIYLFAEFVNEGEATLAYKILIEGAPAGDLHTTNEVNRSLGHGALLAILFAGPAAALAWREGGPLIGLLLLAITGMMSLGFGLEVNTVAFIAAVAAAALAYAWPRGALSAIFGGMAGAFIVVPLTLPSVAGALPESIRSRLPESWEIRLEIWRFTGTLLSERPWTGWGLDAGRVIEGEAEIRGTVQQLLPLHPHNAPLQVWMETGAFGAILIAFALVMMGGRIAGAPLLSRLQAASIAWVAVAYFCFIFFSYGIWQEWHAAALALAIAGTTFLSARPKAA
- a CDS encoding glycosyltransferase family 2 protein, which produces MTAPVISAVMVSWQTGPALFDSIHAVRADPDISELILVDHQNPDDVRQRLDALTADHARLRVIRTDQNLGFGKGCNIGAKEASGDYLFFINPDARPEAGAARQLIEALPEGETTALAGARILGLDGKEQSGSRRRGLTLGRALATFSGISKTGWVRPFGMEGEPLPEAPVNVGAISGAAFLMSKSGFDALGGFDEGYFLHVEDVDLCRRASSVWFVPDAIVHHVGGSSRTSRFAVELEKAKSFLRYFWKFNTGTAGRLATLIAAPFIFTAIMLRALIMEVIGLIRR
- a CDS encoding hydroxymethylglutaryl-CoA lyase — protein: MPRPIEIVEVGPRDGLQNDPVLMPTEVKLEFIDRLIAAGVKRMEAASFVHPKLVPAMADSDTIMTKVPRDKGVRYIGLALNERGMRRALDAKCDEVNFVMVASEGFGKRNQNATPEETADLFDKIAVLAHDDDVPVSVTISVAFGDPFDGEVPVDRVAMLAGRAAAAGAIEIALGDTIGVANPWDVRERIDAVRNAAPDARLRLHFHNTRNTAMANIYAAVEAGVDVIDASVGGIGGCPFAPKATGNVATEDVVYMLERGGYDTGLDLSRLIETAKWLEAEGLKHPVDSALAKAGGFPPSAG